The following coding sequences lie in one Capsicum annuum cultivar UCD-10X-F1 chromosome 5, UCD10Xv1.1, whole genome shotgun sequence genomic window:
- the LOC107871524 gene encoding protein PELPK2-like, whose product MATSINCSVVFTIIALSLFSSISTSHAVRSLLQLPNMPTIPSLPQPTMPQLPNIPSLPTTLPPLPSVSSLPTLPSIPKMTLPPMPSMNPLPNMPSLPNMILPLSPPPSN is encoded by the coding sequence ATGGCTACTTCCATCAACTGCTCAGTCGTCTTCACTATCATAGCATTATCGCTCTTTTCAAGCATATCGACAAGTCATGCTGTTCGTAGCCTACTTCAACTTCCTAACATGCCAACAATCCCATCACTGCCTCAACCAACAATGCCACAACTGCCCAATATTCCCAGCTTGCCTACAACATTGCCACCATTGCCAAGTGTATCATCTTTGCCTACATTACCCTCTATCCCTAAAATGACACTGCCTCCAATGCCTTCCATGAATCCTCTTCCCAACATGCCATCACTTCCAAACATGATTCTTCCACTTTCACCTCCTCCATCCAACTAA